The following DNA comes from Metopolophium dirhodum isolate CAU chromosome 8, ASM1992520v1, whole genome shotgun sequence.
TTAGATTTGGTGTACATGTTTATTTTAGCTTCTGGATTCTCAAGATATATCAAATACATTCATATACTCTGATTTGGATCCAACAGCCAGGAAAATAAATGCTAGTAAATTTCAAACAGGCAGTGTGAAAACTCTCATTACAACTGACATAGCCGCCCGTGGTATTGATATTCCACAGTTGGATACAGTTATCAACTACACATTTCCAGCAAAGTCTAAATTGTTTGTGCACAGAGTtggtaagtaaatattaatacttattagatataaaatatatgttatttttttatcatacttaacaactattgtctattattattctatagggCGGTGTGCTAGAGCTGGAAAAGTTGGTCAAGCATATAGTTTAGTGACACGTGACGAAATGTGTTACTTATTAGATCTACATTTGTTCTTGGGCCGTCCATTTAGCCCTGTGCTCGAAACACCAAAGTCCGATGATGATACTGATGGCCTTTTCGGTATAGTACCACAGTTGTTATTGGAAGAAGAACTAGGACAGTTGACAAGTTGGTATACATCATCCATTGATGTGGTAAGTTTAATGTTTTGCATATGCAATCAAAGGatatataatttcttttattgcatagattataaaatatgttatgtattgTTATAGATAAATTCTCTGAAAACTTGTACAAATGgttataaaaactatatcaaGTCTAGGCCAGGGGCATCTGTTGATAGTGTTCGTAGAGCTAAGAAAATTAACTTATCAGTTATTGCAGAGCATCCAATGTTTGAGAAAATAATTGCAGCAGATATGGGACGTATTGATTTTGTTAGCCGTATTAAAAACTTTAGACCAGAAACCGTAAGTCATTATTTGCAAGTTATGGTGCACAATAAGAGGGAATaagttaattaagttaaaattcactaaattaatttaacttaaatattttaattatttccgtAGGAAATTCCTATTTAGGCAAAAATATATCACCACATTTTTAAaccacatttaaatattaactaagtgtcgtaatacctaatataaatattatattctgttataGACAGTTTTTGAAATGGGTCAGTCTACAAACTCAATACCATTACTTCAGATGAAATTGTTAAGAGAAAGAAATATGCCCAGCGTTATTAACTATCATCGGAAAAAGCGTGAACAACTCGATGATTCTGAAGGTGTGCGGTTGAAAAAAGTTGATTTGCCATCGAGTGATCCAACTGAGATTAGTGAAACATTTAATGACATTATCACACAAAGACCACGCGTAACTGGtcaaaaaaagagaaaaaatctaaaaaaaacaaaacaaccaAAACCAGCAGTTAAGTctgaacattttataccatACCAACCAGCTGATTGTTACACAGAAGAGGGGTAAgtgaatgaaaatatataaactttataatcattttaaacaCGTGGTCTTACACATTGTATTTTTTCAGTTTGGCTGTTGATAATTTGAAATCGAGTGAAGGAATATTGGATTTAATGGGCGATTCGGAACAGTCATTAGCTAAACAAAATTCGAATAAACGTAAATGGGATCCAGTGAGTCATAAATATGTAACTGCACAGAGTCTTGAGAAAAATCaagtgaaaaaaatcaaatctgAGTCTGGGCATTGGATACCAATTACATACAAAAGTGATAGGTATGAAAAATGGCAGGAGAAATCAAAATTGAAGAACTCTGTAGCTGAAGGAAATAATGAAGAAGATGAAAAGAAAATAGCACCTTGtaagtacaatataaatgtaatatttttggaatCCATAATCATTAAATTCCTATCCGCTCATACTTCATATCTTTACCAGTTTACCATGGTTATTGAGATTTCCAGGTGAAGAATGGTCCATAATCTCATTAGAAAACTATTTAAAGATGCTCTggctttgaaatattttaaaattcaacatatttttatgatttaattattatcatattatcatattatttatcaacaagTTCATTAATTCTGTAAACTTTGTGTTTTGTCCTTTTAGTGTTCCGGTTCAAATTAGACACTCGTTGGGGACGTCACAACGCTAAATTGCGTGAACAACAATCTGAAAGCCGTCTGAAATTGGACACTAAACACATACTGAAACAGAGAATAATTAAAGATCACCGAAGAAAAAAGAATGCCAGGAAACCcgttaaaaaagataaaattcgCAAGAAGAGtgccaaatttaataaaatttaactgtagaatTATTGTTGAGGTataattacgtattattataaaaaaaattaatattaattataataaattatagtaaaccaATTGTAATTTCAAACTTTCATGACCTCTCGTCATTACAACAACAACACTGTATATGAATAACTAATTTTAGCACTATCAAGATTAACTGTCTACCTAGATAACTGAagtgtgtaaaaataattttggattGGTGTTTGAGTGcctaatatatgtttatattccaataaaattattatattattttatattatacacaacaatttagttttttatatagAGTAAGTGAGGCCAGACAACTTTTACGATGTAGGAGGTGtaataatcagaaaaaaaagttaagagAAAAATTTACCAAAATACTTATTCTTGTACAATTCTACAGTTGTAGTGGCCAAACGattcattaaaattacaaatgtagaacatttttaaaactaagttgtctattataatgtttaaaaataattacttatatgctttgtcacaatttttttttttaatgttacctTTTTGCAGTcaggaaatatttttctgtaatcACTTACAACTTGTAACACAAACTGTTTTTGTTCCTCGTTGGTGGTGAGTATTGAATTGTAGTCTTCAATCAATTTTATTCCCCTCTCGGCCGTATCATTGACAGTTTTCAGTTTAGAAACCATTTGCAATGCattttgaaaagttaagttTTCACTCCAATCTGCTGGGTCATTTAAAAGAAATTCTGTAtccaagttaaatattttgaaaaaatctaaaGTTTCACTTGAGACGAAAAACTATTTCATTTTTCACAAATTCTGAAATTTCtgattcttttaaatttaatcgttTGATATTCTCGTTTGAAtctgttttataatttagtttaacgatcatttttctttttgattcaATAGAAATACTTTTATCGAAAAATGCCAATG
Coding sequences within:
- the LOC132950276 gene encoding ATP-dependent RNA helicase DDX54 translates to MDEETLIGFNDIATLKPEVKQKTGKRSGGFQAMGLSFPVLKGVLKRGYKVPTPIQRKTIPIALENRDVVAMARTGSGKTACFLIPMFEKLTQHTVNGHKGIRALILSPTRELAVQTLKFLKEIGKFTNLKSAVILGGDPMEAQFSTMHSAPDIVVATPGRFLHLCVEMSLKLPYIQYVVFDEADRLFEMGFGEQLTEIIARLPETRQTLLFSATLPKVLVQFARAGLSDPVLIRLDVESKIPDTLGLGFLNVRPEERDGALLCLLKYVVKPDSMTIIFAPTKHHVDFIHLLLDSQDISNTFIYSDLDPTARKINASKFQTGSVKTLITTDIAARGIDIPQLDTVINYTFPAKSKLFVHRVGRCARAGKVGQAYSLVTRDEMCYLLDLHLFLGRPFSPVLETPKSDDDTDGLFGIVPQLLLEEELGQLTSWYTSSIDVINSLKTCTNGYKNYIKSRPGASVDSVRRAKKINLSVIAEHPMFEKIIAADMGRIDFVSRIKNFRPETTVFEMGQSTNSIPLLQMKLLRERNMPSVINYHRKKREQLDDSEGVRLKKVDLPSSDPTEISETFNDIITQRPRVTGQKKRKNLKKTKQPKPAVKSEHFIPYQPADCYTEEGLAVDNLKSSEGILDLMGDSEQSLAKQNSNKRKWDPVSHKYVTAQSLEKNQVKKIKSESGHWIPITYKSDRYEKWQEKSKLKNSVAEGNNEEDEKKIAPLFRFKLDTRWGRHNAKLREQQSESRLKLDTKHILKQRIIKDHRRKKNARKPVKKDKIRKKSAKFNKI